In one Vibrio rarus genomic region, the following are encoded:
- a CDS encoding efflux RND transporter periplasmic adaptor subunit, with the protein MKNIKQLVTISLLVIATGAVAAYFYFKNDTSTVTYSTEAVRVGNIEDVVLTHGVLYPYKMVNVGAQVSGKLASIAVTVGDTLKAGDVIAKIDSHSQENALKESYASLTNINAQYRAKQAQIHQSELSFERQKAMLLKNAGSQSMYDAAKAELLVYKAELDQLAAEKEKAQISVDNAQLDLGYTTIESPIDGTVVYVSVEEGQTVNTNQSTPTIVEVAQLDVMTIKAQVSEADIIHIEKGQKVYFSILGAPQHNFYAELRSIEPGPTLLTGNDSELNIGDNDAIYYNAVFDVDNTEQLLRFGMTAQVSIVLDAAQKALLVPSQILTHKLSGENRYRVPVLVQGALEMRDVEIGINNKVYAQVLSGLEQGDQVVIGQANTKSSSSFDMSSTLGQEKSRRNNGRPGNGGRP; encoded by the coding sequence ATGAAAAACATCAAACAGTTAGTGACAATCTCTTTACTTGTTATCGCTACCGGTGCCGTCGCTGCATATTTTTATTTTAAGAATGATACCTCAACCGTGACTTATTCTACGGAGGCTGTTCGCGTCGGAAACATTGAAGATGTGGTGCTAACTCACGGTGTGTTATACCCCTATAAAATGGTCAATGTTGGGGCTCAAGTATCCGGTAAATTAGCGTCGATAGCCGTCACGGTCGGCGATACACTCAAAGCTGGCGATGTTATTGCTAAGATTGATAGTCATTCACAAGAAAATGCACTGAAAGAATCCTATGCATCACTCACCAATATCAATGCGCAATACCGTGCGAAGCAAGCGCAGATTCATCAGTCAGAGCTTTCTTTTGAACGACAAAAAGCGATGTTGCTAAAAAATGCTGGCTCGCAATCCATGTACGATGCGGCAAAAGCAGAACTGCTAGTTTATAAAGCCGAGCTTGATCAGCTGGCTGCGGAAAAAGAGAAGGCACAGATCAGTGTCGATAATGCGCAATTGGACTTAGGTTATACCACGATCGAATCACCCATTGATGGCACCGTTGTTTATGTTTCTGTTGAAGAGGGGCAAACGGTTAATACCAATCAATCAACGCCTACCATTGTTGAAGTTGCTCAACTTGATGTTATGACAATTAAGGCGCAAGTGTCTGAAGCCGATATTATCCATATCGAGAAAGGGCAAAAAGTGTACTTCTCTATTCTAGGCGCGCCACAGCACAATTTTTATGCTGAATTAAGATCGATAGAGCCAGGGCCAACCCTTCTTACTGGCAACGATAGCGAACTAAATATTGGTGACAATGACGCCATTTATTACAACGCCGTATTTGATGTCGACAACACAGAACAGTTGCTTCGTTTTGGTATGACAGCGCAAGTGTCGATTGTGTTAGATGCTGCGCAGAAAGCGCTATTGGTGCCATCGCAAATTTTAACTCACAAGCTTTCGGGTGAAAATCGTTATCGTGTGCCTGTGTTAGTTCAAGGTGCATTAGAAATGCGAGATGTTGAGATTGGCATCAATAATAAAGTGTATGCTCAAGTGCTCAGTGGTTTAGAGCAAGGCGACCAAGTAGTTATAGGTCAAGCCAACACCAAATCGTCATCAAGTTTTGATATGTCATCGACATTAGGGCAAGAAAAAAGCCGACGAAATAATGGTAGGCCAGGTAATGGCGGGAGACCTTAA
- a CDS encoding ParB-like protein yields the protein MNKTGIFTTIGALAIFALPTHASNVSEGDVINLSLHELKPTQPSVGYDQIMYKLGRYQFDQEKMFDEICEANGQKGVASIKDQAHPNISSTFTCEMETGTRKQDMKTVAIAPNGEYYLTDGHHTFNVFYRMPQGGASFNVNVVVDKDYRNLKNMDAFWNQMAKDGNTWLFDNNGESISYQQLPTSLGLTNFANDQYRSLMYFSRGVSWNKPEQTVPFLEFYWSKEVRKAIDTADFDLNSTEGYAKAVNAVSNHILSMDTNNVGGSKLSVKNMGQFDAYNQKGFDKLFKERGKVDYMLRYKTTSTANGLSYDLAAASAPTLKQVDQFTLEANTSFNDYPAASADGIVNAIVEIPTGTSAKWELSKDNDKHVIWEHKKGAPRVVNYLGYPGNYGSIPRTSLPKEFGGDGDPLDVIILGQSVPRGDVVPVRLIGVMKMLDDGEQDDKLIGVLTNDSPFKDVASLNELNTTYPGVKDIVGLWFENYKGPDGGMELQGWGNEAEATKILDAARKHYVVN from the coding sequence ATGAATAAGACCGGGATCTTTACCACGATTGGCGCTCTGGCTATCTTCGCTTTACCAACTCACGCAAGCAATGTCTCTGAAGGCGATGTTATTAACCTTAGTCTCCATGAGTTAAAACCAACTCAACCATCTGTGGGCTATGATCAAATTATGTACAAGTTGGGTCGTTACCAATTTGACCAAGAAAAGATGTTTGATGAAATCTGCGAAGCCAACGGCCAAAAAGGCGTAGCGAGCATCAAAGACCAAGCACACCCGAATATTTCTTCAACTTTCACCTGTGAAATGGAAACAGGTACACGTAAACAAGACATGAAGACAGTCGCTATCGCCCCTAACGGTGAATACTACCTGACTGATGGTCACCATACGTTCAATGTGTTCTACCGCATGCCGCAAGGTGGCGCATCGTTCAATGTGAATGTGGTGGTTGATAAAGATTACCGCAACCTCAAAAACATGGATGCGTTCTGGAACCAAATGGCTAAAGACGGCAATACATGGCTGTTTGACAACAACGGTGAATCGATTAGCTATCAACAACTTCCAACCTCTCTTGGGCTAACCAACTTCGCTAACGATCAATACCGCTCACTGATGTACTTTTCTCGTGGTGTGAGTTGGAACAAGCCAGAACAGACAGTTCCTTTCTTAGAGTTCTACTGGTCTAAAGAAGTACGTAAAGCGATTGATACCGCAGACTTTGATCTAAATTCTACCGAAGGTTACGCAAAGGCCGTTAATGCGGTCAGTAACCATATCCTATCTATGGATACCAACAATGTTGGTGGTTCAAAGCTTTCTGTTAAGAATATGGGGCAGTTTGACGCATACAATCAAAAAGGCTTCGATAAACTGTTCAAAGAGCGCGGTAAGGTTGACTACATGCTGCGTTATAAAACAACATCTACCGCCAATGGTTTAAGCTATGACTTAGCAGCGGCATCAGCTCCTACACTCAAGCAAGTAGACCAATTTACCCTTGAAGCAAACACAAGCTTTAATGATTACCCGGCAGCCTCTGCTGATGGTATCGTTAATGCAATTGTAGAGATCCCAACAGGGACTTCCGCTAAGTGGGAACTAAGCAAAGACAATGACAAGCATGTTATCTGGGAACACAAAAAAGGCGCACCACGCGTGGTAAACTACCTTGGTTACCCAGGGAACTACGGTTCTATCCCACGTACGTCACTACCCAAAGAATTTGGTGGTGACGGCGACCCGCTAGATGTGATTATTCTTGGTCAGTCAGTACCACGTGGTGACGTTGTTCCTGTACGTCTTATCGGTGTGATGAAAATGCTAGATGATGGCGAGCAAGACGATAAACTTATTGGCGTACTCACTAACGACTCTCCATTTAAAGATGTGGCTTCTCTAAACGAGCTAAACACTACCTACCCAGGTGTAAAAGACATCGTTGGTCTATGGTTTGAAAACTACAAAGGCCCAGACGGTGGCATGGAACTTCAAGGCTGGGGCAATGAAGCAGAAGCAACCAAGATCCTTGACGCTGCAAGAAAGCACTACGTTGTGAATTAA
- a CDS encoding pentapeptide repeat-containing protein, with translation MGWVTDVGLPIRANLNKATFRDADLRNANMSHVQMLDIDLYGAALFRTDFSHANRSDSAINRVDTSHYQATESKSAVYFRSFLSNKRLSLIDATDDFSPINA, from the coding sequence GTGGGATGGGTGACTGATGTAGGCCTACCGATCAGAGCGAACCTGAACAAGGCAACGTTCCGCGATGCAGATTTACGAAACGCAAACATGAGCCACGTGCAAATGCTAGACATTGATTTGTATGGTGCAGCTCTATTTCGAACCGATTTCAGTCACGCTAATCGGAGCGATAGCGCAATCAACCGTGTTGACACTAGCCATTATCAAGCTACGGAATCCAAGTCAGCAGTGTATTTCAGAAGCTTTTTATCGAATAAAAGACTGAGCCTGATTGATGCTACTGATGACTTTAGCCCTATCAACGCCTAA
- a CDS encoding MacB family efflux pump subunit: MSDVLLEVSGLSRHFPAGDDQITVLNNVNLSIRRGEMIAIIGASGSGKSTLMNILGCLDTPSEGAYIVNGRDTSAMNPEQLAELRRDYFGFIFQRYHLLDDLTAIGNVEIPALYSAENKTSRQARAEQLLDRLGLADRMDHKPSQLSGGQQQRVSVARALINGGTVILADEPTGALDSHSGKEMMRLLRELHQQGHTIVLVTHDPKIAATADRVIEISDGEIVSDITCDASDDLTQDPVTVTSSSVKDNPSIEDENSPSKFPSKPFSASWFSVVEAFKMSLSAMGSHRLRTFLTMLGIIIGIASVVSVVAIGNGSQAQVLSRMASMGTNTIEIKPGSGLGDRRVGRVRTLTVNDAKALTHLPFVDSVTPTVRANVAVRYGSKAITAEVQGVGPDYFRVRGFNVAQGQLFNEQSVDALEQVAVIDHNTFNALFPDGDALGKVIFLGRLPVRIIAVTQAREMAFGNSDALNVWLPYSTVNSRIYSQNHVNEITVRVSDDESSIAAEQAIINLIKMRHGVQDFFTVNTDTVRENIEQTSSSMTMLISAIAFISLVVGGIGVMNIMLVSVTERTREIGIRMAVGARQADILRQFLIEAVLVCLCGGVLGIGLAYAVGLIISSTGSGLSMIYSTNSITAAFICSTLIGVLFGFLPARNAARLNPVDALSRG, from the coding sequence ATGAGTGACGTACTATTAGAAGTCTCAGGTCTTAGTCGCCACTTTCCTGCTGGTGATGATCAAATAACGGTATTGAACAACGTTAATTTGAGCATACGCCGCGGAGAAATGATCGCGATCATAGGAGCATCCGGCTCGGGTAAATCAACCTTGATGAATATTTTAGGTTGCTTAGACACGCCAAGTGAAGGGGCTTATATCGTTAATGGTCGCGATACATCAGCAATGAATCCTGAGCAATTGGCCGAATTACGACGTGACTATTTTGGCTTTATATTTCAGCGTTATCATTTGTTAGATGATCTCACGGCTATCGGTAATGTTGAGATTCCCGCGCTGTACTCGGCAGAAAATAAAACGTCCCGCCAAGCGCGTGCAGAGCAATTGTTAGATAGGTTAGGACTCGCTGACCGTATGGATCATAAGCCAAGCCAACTCAGTGGAGGGCAACAGCAAAGAGTCAGTGTTGCTCGCGCTTTAATTAATGGTGGCACGGTGATCCTTGCTGATGAACCGACCGGTGCGCTCGATAGTCACAGCGGTAAAGAAATGATGCGCCTGCTGCGTGAGTTACATCAACAAGGGCATACCATTGTTTTGGTGACTCATGATCCTAAAATTGCTGCCACTGCTGATCGCGTTATTGAGATCTCGGATGGTGAAATTGTCAGTGATATAACCTGCGATGCGAGTGACGACTTAACGCAGGATCCCGTAACAGTGACTTCATCAAGTGTTAAAGACAATCCAAGTATCGAAGATGAAAATAGCCCAAGTAAATTCCCATCAAAACCCTTCTCCGCTTCATGGTTTAGTGTTGTTGAAGCGTTCAAAATGTCGTTGTCAGCGATGGGCAGTCATCGGTTAAGAACATTTTTAACGATGTTGGGGATCATCATCGGCATTGCATCTGTGGTGTCTGTGGTCGCGATTGGTAATGGCTCTCAAGCTCAGGTATTGTCTCGAATGGCTTCAATGGGAACCAATACCATTGAAATCAAACCCGGTTCTGGGTTGGGTGACCGACGCGTAGGACGAGTTAGAACGTTAACGGTAAATGATGCCAAAGCCTTAACTCATCTACCCTTTGTTGATAGTGTGACACCGACCGTGCGCGCCAATGTTGCGGTGCGTTATGGCAGTAAGGCGATCACAGCAGAAGTGCAAGGCGTTGGCCCTGATTATTTTCGCGTTCGGGGTTTTAATGTTGCGCAAGGGCAATTATTTAATGAGCAGAGTGTTGATGCACTAGAGCAAGTGGCGGTTATTGATCATAATACCTTTAATGCGCTTTTCCCTGATGGTGATGCGCTTGGCAAAGTCATCTTTTTAGGTCGCTTGCCGGTACGCATTATCGCGGTGACACAAGCAAGGGAAATGGCATTTGGTAATAGCGACGCTCTGAATGTATGGCTGCCTTATAGTACAGTAAACTCACGTATCTATAGCCAAAATCACGTTAATGAGATTACGGTTAGAGTGAGCGATGACGAGTCCAGTATTGCAGCTGAGCAAGCCATAATCAACTTAATTAAAATGCGTCATGGTGTGCAGGATTTCTTTACCGTCAATACAGATACGGTAAGAGAAAATATTGAACAAACCTCGTCTTCGATGACTATGCTCATTTCGGCCATTGCCTTTATTTCATTGGTGGTTGGTGGTATTGGTGTTATGAATATCATGTTGGTGTCGGTAACCGAACGAACCCGAGAAATCGGCATTCGTATGGCCGTTGGCGCAAGACAGGCCGATATTTTAAGACAATTCTTAATCGAAGCTGTTTTAGTTTGTCTGTGTGGTGGCGTTTTGGGCATAGGATTAGCTTATGCTGTGGGTTTAATTATTTCATCGACGGGCAGTGGTTTGAGTATGATTTATTCCACAAACTCAATTACCGCCGCTTTCATTTGCTCAACACTGATTGGGGTTCTCTTTGGTTTCTTACCTGCCAGAAATGCAGCAAGATTAAACCCTGTAGACGCGTTATCTCGAGGATAA
- a CDS encoding ATP-binding protein, which yields MKVHYKLKLIHKFFFAFCITSFVAVCVMLALIMQNLSSGFHDFIKEAESSYIEQVSQKLGYYYQANGSWQSLKEDENNWRRLVGTRKGDEESESLSLPTDTTGMSQLLQTQRRLSLYDANKVVVIGRDRIGEDRFTQSIVLEGRVIGWLSYIPSQLADHSPANVFLAEQYQSYIAITLIVIVVAFVTAWIFSRHLVAPIFRVNEGTTQLIQGNLATRVHSSSNDELSLLTDNINVLAQTLEQNKTERSKWMSDVAHELKTPLTVVRGQLNAIQDGIFKADEKRLQVMIEQIDGMGHLVDDIYQLSSSDIGGLSYQKSSFNLVELVKDTLLGFKVKTDDLGLSLQCESLYTKENAACLVVADRERLTQLFSNILENSCRYTNTPGSIALSLNQDKNTVTVIIEDTSPSIPEQDLTRVFERFYRVEQSRSREHGGSGIGLALCHQIIEAHQGTICASKSVLGGVKMMITLPVHHQSSSI from the coding sequence TTGAAGGTACATTATAAACTGAAGCTCATTCATAAGTTCTTTTTCGCTTTTTGCATCACCAGTTTTGTAGCGGTGTGCGTTATGCTCGCTCTGATCATGCAAAACCTGTCATCGGGATTTCATGATTTTATTAAGGAGGCAGAATCGAGCTATATCGAACAAGTAAGCCAGAAGTTGGGTTATTATTATCAAGCGAATGGCTCGTGGCAATCATTAAAAGAAGATGAGAATAATTGGCGACGTTTAGTTGGCACTCGAAAAGGGGATGAGGAGAGTGAGTCACTCTCTTTGCCGACCGATACCACAGGGATGAGCCAATTACTGCAAACGCAGAGAAGACTCAGTTTATATGATGCTAATAAAGTGGTCGTGATAGGCAGAGACCGAATTGGCGAAGACCGCTTTACTCAAAGCATAGTGCTAGAAGGGCGCGTTATTGGTTGGTTAAGTTATATTCCTTCACAATTGGCCGATCACAGCCCTGCCAATGTATTTTTGGCGGAGCAATACCAAAGCTATATTGCAATTACCTTGATTGTTATTGTGGTTGCGTTTGTGACCGCCTGGATTTTCTCTCGTCATTTAGTCGCGCCCATCTTTAGGGTGAATGAAGGTACGACACAGTTAATTCAAGGTAATCTTGCAACAAGAGTGCACAGCAGTAGTAATGATGAACTTAGTTTATTGACTGACAATATTAATGTTCTGGCTCAGACATTGGAGCAGAACAAAACGGAACGTTCTAAATGGATGTCAGATGTAGCTCATGAACTGAAAACCCCACTCACAGTGGTTCGTGGGCAGCTCAACGCCATTCAAGATGGGATTTTTAAAGCGGATGAAAAACGTTTACAGGTGATGATTGAGCAAATTGATGGCATGGGTCATTTAGTGGATGATATTTACCAGTTGTCCAGTAGTGATATTGGCGGTTTATCCTATCAAAAATCGTCATTCAACCTTGTTGAACTTGTTAAGGATACCTTACTTGGTTTCAAGGTTAAAACTGATGACTTAGGGCTGAGTTTACAGTGTGAATCCTTATATACAAAAGAGAATGCAGCGTGTCTTGTGGTTGCCGATCGGGAACGTTTGACACAATTATTTAGTAATATATTGGAAAATAGCTGTCGTTATACCAACACGCCGGGAAGCATCGCGTTATCGCTTAATCAAGATAAGAATACCGTTACGGTGATTATCGAAGACACGTCACCATCTATACCTGAGCAAGACCTGACGCGAGTATTTGAGCGTTTTTATCGAGTAGAACAATCACGCAGCCGAGAGCATGGCGGTTCTGGTATTGGTTTAGCATTGTGCCATCAAATTATTGAGGCGCATCAAGGCACTATTTGTGCGTCAAAATCAGTTTTGGGCGGTGTTAAAATGATGATAACTCTGCCGGTACATCACCAAAGCTCATCAATATAA
- a CDS encoding response regulator, producing MNTHILIVEDEEYITEVLIAYCQNSGFEVTHLASGAKVVETVKSHTFDLILLDLMLPDMDGIEICKQVRQFSQLPIIMVTAKSEEIDRLIGLELGADDYICKPFSPREVIARIKTVLRRTQVITPNQTAKPSTELVLGQFVLKPDEYEARFGGNFLDLTPKEFMLLKILVEHPGRVYSRDDILNALYSDLADVSDRNIDTHIKNIRKKIHAVARTANPIRSVYGVGYKLQHESFK from the coding sequence ATGAATACGCACATTTTGATTGTGGAAGACGAGGAATACATTACCGAAGTCTTAATCGCGTATTGCCAAAATAGCGGCTTTGAAGTGACCCATCTTGCATCGGGTGCAAAAGTGGTAGAGACGGTGAAATCGCACACATTCGACTTAATACTGCTTGATTTGATGTTGCCCGATATGGATGGCATCGAGATTTGCAAACAGGTACGCCAGTTCTCTCAATTACCCATCATTATGGTGACCGCAAAAAGTGAAGAGATTGACCGATTAATTGGTTTAGAGCTCGGAGCCGATGATTATATTTGCAAGCCATTTAGCCCTAGGGAAGTGATTGCGAGGATCAAAACCGTACTGCGCCGCACTCAAGTTATCACTCCAAACCAAACAGCTAAACCCAGCACCGAATTAGTATTGGGACAATTTGTATTGAAGCCCGACGAATATGAAGCTCGATTTGGTGGCAATTTTCTCGATTTAACGCCTAAAGAGTTTATGTTACTTAAAATATTGGTTGAGCATCCAGGCCGAGTATACAGCCGTGATGATATTCTCAATGCGCTTTACAGTGATCTTGCAGATGTATCAGACAGAAATATAGACACCCACATTAAGAATATCCGCAAAAAAATACATGCGGTTGCACGAACAGCAAACCCTATCCGCTCGGTTTATGGGGTAGGGTACAAATTGCAGCATGAGAGTTTTAAATAA
- a CDS encoding IS30 family transposase → MNYQQLTEGRRYQISALLERGISISEIAKTVKCHRSTVYRELKRCSKKEQYRPDKAHHQSIEKRRQARKYQVPQSRIDFIEVLLSIDWSPEQISNVLTRAGAKVSHEWIYRFVARNKRQGGKLFKHLRQGHKRYRRGKTEKAPAIKNAVSIDERPDIVDSRERFGDWEIDTVLGKHGTGAIVTLLERQTRFYLTQKVPSKSAKDVTNATIAMLMPYKAFVHTITADNGREFAGHEEIARALETDVYFAHPYSSCERGANENANGLLRQYVKKGTDLRTVSDDDIERAQQRINYRPKKCLGFKQPAVIFREMMEAT, encoded by the coding sequence ATGAATTATCAGCAGTTGACCGAGGGAAGAAGATATCAAATTTCTGCCCTTTTGGAACGGGGAATTTCAATATCTGAAATTGCTAAGACAGTTAAATGCCATCGCTCAACCGTTTATCGAGAGCTGAAACGATGTAGCAAGAAAGAACAATATCGGCCAGACAAAGCACATCATCAATCAATAGAAAAACGACGGCAAGCCCGTAAGTATCAAGTACCTCAATCGCGTATAGATTTTATTGAGGTTCTGTTGTCTATCGATTGGAGTCCAGAGCAAATATCTAATGTCTTAACCCGCGCAGGGGCTAAAGTGAGCCATGAGTGGATTTACCGATTCGTCGCTCGTAATAAGCGACAAGGTGGAAAGCTATTTAAGCACTTGCGCCAAGGCCATAAGCGGTATCGACGGGGCAAGACAGAGAAAGCACCTGCAATCAAAAACGCAGTTTCAATAGATGAAAGGCCTGACATTGTTGATAGTCGTGAACGCTTTGGTGACTGGGAAATTGATACGGTCTTAGGCAAGCATGGAACGGGGGCAATTGTCACTCTCTTAGAGCGTCAAACGCGTTTTTATCTGACACAGAAAGTGCCCTCTAAGTCAGCAAAAGACGTGACTAACGCAACCATAGCAATGCTGATGCCTTATAAAGCGTTCGTTCATACTATTACCGCAGATAATGGTCGTGAGTTTGCAGGTCATGAAGAAATAGCACGGGCATTAGAAACCGACGTGTACTTCGCACACCCTTACAGCTCTTGTGAACGAGGAGCGAATGAAAATGCTAACGGCCTGTTGAGACAGTACGTAAAGAAAGGAACAGATCTAAGAACGGTTAGTGATGATGATATTGAAAGGGCGCAACAACGAATTAATTATCGTCCAAAAAAGTGTTTAGGGTTCAAGCAACCTGCTGTCATTTTTAGAGAAATGATGGAGGCTACTTGA